ACAAAGAAACCGCCCCTAATTACAACGACTAAAGGAAGAACTATGTTAGTAAGAATCAGTAAAGAACAAGTTCTCTCTGGATTTCAAAAGGCAGCCGGCATCATCCCCATGAAAACTGGAGCGGCTTTTTTGCGCACCATTTGGCTTGAGGCCAAAGACAACCACCTCACGATCATGTCCACGGACTCCAAACTCGAATTCAGCGGCAGTTATCCGGCCCAGGTCGAAACTCCCGGCTTGATCGGAGTCCCAGGGAAAAAATTCTACGACCTGTTCCGGAAACTTCCTCCCGGCGAGATCACCCTGCATGCAGCGGACAGCGAGGACCACGTCCTTTTGGAGCAGGGAAGGCGCAAATACAAACTCCCGACCAACGACGCCTCATGGTTTCAACCTTTTTCCGCCTTTCCCGAGGATGAGGCGGTGCTGTGGTCCGGGGATTTCCTCAAGGAAATCATCAACCGTATCACGTATTGCGTAGCGGACGACGAAAGCATGAACGGCATGAATTGCCTCAAGATCACCCCTTGGCCCAACAGCGAGGCTGTGGAGGCCTGTGGTCTCAATGGGCACCAATTCGCGCTGATGCGCTTTTTAAATCCCGATATCCATGCTATCTTGCCTCAAGACGATGAGGGGGAGGACAGCGGCATTCTCATCGCGAAAAACTACCTCCTGGAACTCAAAAAATGGCTCAGCAGCGATGAGATCTATTTCACCATCGATCAAAAGCGCCTTTTTTTCACCAACGGCAAGAAAAACGAAATTTTCAGTCTCCCGCTGAGTACGTATAAATTTCCCAAGTATGAAACTTTCTTATCAAATTTCCAGAACGAAACCTCGAAGCTGAACATCGGGCGCGACGAGATCCTGGATGCCCTTGAGCGGGTGGCCCTGTTTAACACCGAAAATCAGCGCTGCTCCTACTTCGTTTTTGATTCCACCGAAATGATCGTGTATAGTCAGGGGCAGGAAACAGGGGAAGCGACGGAATCCTTGGGCGTTGAGTACAGCGGGGATCTCAAGAAAATCGCTTTTCCCACAACCACTCTGATCGAAGTCCTCTCTCATTTCCAATCCGAAATGATCACCTTCGAATTCACCGGGGTTGAAGGCCCTTGTAAGATCACTGGGAAAGAGGATTCAGGCTATCTCGTGGTGGTCATGCCCATGCATGTCGCCGAGGAAACCTATTACGTCGAAGAAGAAACGGAAAACGACTAACCTATGGAAAAAAATCAATACACCGCAGACAGCATCACGATTCTCGAGGGCCTTTCCGCGGTCCGCAAGCGCCCAGCCATGTACATCGGATCCACGGATCTGCAAGGGTTGCACCACCTGGTCTATGAAGTGGTCGACAACGCCATCGATGAGGCCATGGCCGGGTATTGCAACCGGGTCAAGGTGACCATTCACCTCGACAACAGCGTGACCATCTCCGATGACGGCCGCGGAATTCCTGTGGATATGCACCCCAAACAAAACAAGCCGGCGGTTGAGGTCGTTATGACCGTTCTGCACGCCGGTGGGAAGTTTGATAACGAAACATACAAGGTTTCCGGTGGATTGCACGGCGTAGGTGTGTCTGTGGTCAATGCCTTGTCCGAATACCTCGAAGTGACTATCCAGCGCTCGGGAACCAAATACCACCAGCGCTATGAACGCGGTCTGCCCAAAAGCGAACTCGAAGAGCGCGGCCCGACCCACCGTACCGGGACCACCATCCGTTTTCGTCCTGACGAAGAAATATTCGCCGACCTCAATTTCACCGCCGCAACCTTGACCAAGCGGTTCGAAGAATTGGCCTATCTCAACAGTGGTCTGGAAATCGCGTTTTTCGACGAACGAACCCAGGAAAGCCAACGTTTTAAATACGACGGGGGAATCCGGTCCTTTATCGAAAATCTCAACGCCGATGAAGGGGCTTTGCATTCGATCGTTTACGGGCACGGGGAGGTCGAGAATGTGGCCATCGAATTCGCCCTGCAATACAACGGCGGGTTCAAAGAAAATGTCCATTCCTTTGCCAACAATATCCGGACCAAGGAGGGCGGCTCGCACCTCTCAGGTTTTAAGACGGCGCTGACCCGGAATATCAATACCTACCTTCTTCACGCTGATCTTCCCAAGAAATTCAAGACCAAGATTACCGGCGACGATGTCCGTGAGGGGCTGACGGCCGTGGTCTCCGTGAAACTCCCCATGCCCCAGTTTGAGGGGCAGACCAAGACCAAACTCGGTAACAGCGAAGTCGCCGGCCATGTGGCCTCTGTAATCTCCTCCCATCTAGGCACCTATCTGGAAGAAAACCCCAAGGACGCCAAAGCAATCGTCGAAAAGATCGTTGATGCCGCCCGAGCCAGGGATGCAGCGCGCAAGGCCAAAGACCTGGTCCGCCGCAAATCCGCCTTGGGCGACAACGCCCTGCCTGGAAAACTCGCCGACTGTCAGAGCAAGGACCCCAAGGAGAGTGAACTCTTTATCGTTGAGGGCGATTCGGCAGGTGGTTCGGCCAAGCAGGGACGGGACCCGAAATTCCAGGCCATTTTGCCTCTGCGGGGCAAGATTTTGAATGTCGAAAAGACCCGTTTTGACAAAATGCTTGAAAATAAAGAGATCAAGCATCTTATCACCGCCATGGGGGCCGGAATCGGTGAAGAGGAAATCAACCTCGAGAAACTGCGGTATCACAAAGTCATCATTATGACCGACGCCGATGTTGACGGGGCTCACATCCGGACCCTGCTGTTGACCTTCTTTTTCCGGCAATACCCGCAATTGATCGAGCATGGCTATCTGTATATCGCGCAACCTCCGTTGTACCGGGTGCATAAGGGAAATTTCGAACGTTTTCTTTCCACGGAAAACGAACTCAAACAATACCTCATGCAACGCATCAGCGATGAATTAAAGGTCACGACACCTTCTGAGCACGCCTTTGAAGGGCAAGCCCTAGTGCAATTGCTGGATTCTATTGTCGCTTTGCAAGATAAAATGCGGGATGTGGCCAACTTCGGCGTTCAAGAGGATCTGTTTTGGGATATACTCCAATACGGACAGCGCTTGCGTCCAGAGACGTTGCGCGATTCGGAACTCTATACACCGTTTTTTGAATATATGGAGCAGCTCGGCTACGATCTTGAGGTTGAGGAAGAAGAAGAGGAAGAAGAAAGCCGTTGGTATTTGAATATTATCGATCGCAATGACCACCGGGTCCATCTCGGTATCGAGTTCTTCAACTCAAAGCTCTATAAAATTGCCTACCAAATTCTTGATGAGCTCAAATCGCACAGTCCCGAACTCATTTTCACGGTCACCAGCAAGAGTACAAGTCTGGATATCGACTCCCCATTTGGCCTTCTGGAGCATGTCCTTGCGGAAGCGGACAAGGGCATAAATGTCCAGCGGTATAAAGGGTTAGGGGAAATGAACCCCAAACAATTGTGGGAGACCACGATGGAGCCCGATGACCGCATGCTGCTTCAAGTCGATATTGAAGATGCCGCGGAAGCCGACAGTATTTTCAGTAAATTGATGGGAGATAAAGTCGAACCCCGCCGGGATTTCATCGAGCGCAATGCCTTGAGTGTCGATGAATTGGATATCTAGCCGGCGTGAATACGCTATCGCTACTGACGCCCCAAGCGGGAGGATGAATTAATCGTGTTGCAATCAATCCATATCGAAGAAGAAATCAAGAAGTCCTATCTGGAATACTCGCTCAGTGTGATCATTGGGCGGGCCTTGCCGGATGTACGCGATGGGCTCAAGCCGGTACATCGGCGTATTCTGTACGCCATGCATGACCTCGGTAATACTTACAACCGCCCGTATAAAAAATCGGCCCGGATCGTCGGTGACGTCATCGGGAAATACCATCCCCATGGCGACGCGGCAGTCTATGACGCCCTGGTGCGCATGGCTCAGGACTTCAATATGCGCCATCCGCTGGTCGACGGGCAGGGCAACTTCGGTTCCCTGGACGGTGACGCCCCGGCGGCCATGCGGTACACTGAATCCAGAATGGCCCGTATTTCTGGGGAGTTTTTGGCGGACATCGACAAGCAGACCGTCAATTTCCGCGCGAATTACGACAATACCTTGCACGAGCCCGAAGTCCTGCCAACCAAGGTCCCCAATCTGCTGGTCAACGGGGCGTCGGGGATCGCTGTGGGCATGGCCACCAATATTCCGCCGCACAATCTGGGCGAAGTGACCGATGCCTTGCTGGCCCTGCTGGACGACCCCTCCCTCGGGCTTGACCAACTCTTGCACTATATCAAGGGGCCGGATTTTCCGACCGCGGCGTTGATGTACGGCCGGCAAGGGATGCGGCAGGCTTACGCCACCGGCCGCGGCAGCATCAAGCTCCGCAGCCGTCTCCATGTCGAGGAATCCAAGAAAGGGCGTGAATCGATCGTTATCACCGAGATTCCGTTTGCCCTGAACAAGGCGTCACTGGTCGAAAAAATCGCCCAGCTCGTCAATGAGGGCAAACTCGAAGGGATCAGCGATCTGCGCGACGAATCCGATCGTAACGGCATCCGGATCGTGATCGATCTCAAACGGAACACCCTGTCGGATATCGTCATCAACACCTTGTACAAGTATACGGCCCTGGAAACCTCCTACGGCATCAATCTATTGGCGGTGGTCAATAACCGGCCCCAATTGTTGAGCCTGAAACAGATCCTGGAACTTTTCCTTGAACACCGCAAAGAGGTTATCCTCCGCCGTTCCCGCTATGACCTCGACAAGGCTGAAAAACGGGCCCACATCCTGGAAGGCCTGCGTATCGCCCTGGATAATATCGACGAGGTCGTGCGCTTGATCCGGGCCTCGGCCACGCCGGCCGAAGCCAAGGCCGGGCTCATGCAGCGGTTTGAGCTCAGCGAGGTCCAGAGTCAGGCCATTTTGGACATGCGCTTACACCGGTTGACCAACCTGGAGCGGGACAAACTGCTCGAGGAATACCGGGCTGTCCTGGAGCGTATCGAATATCTCAAAAGTATCATTGAACAAAGTGAAGTCCTGCGCGGGGTGGTCCGCGATGAACTTCAGGAGTTGCGAAAGACCTTCGCCTCACCCCGGCGTACTGAGATCCTGGAAAGCGATCCCAACGAGATCGATATCGAGGATTTGATTCCGGATGAAGAGGTGGTCATCACCCTGACCCGCAATGGGTATATCAAACGGACCCCCCTGTCGGCCTACCAGCAGCAAAAACGCGGTGGGAAAGGGGTTTCTGGGGCGAATGTCGCTCAGAAGGATTTCGTGACCGATCTGATGACTGGGACCAACCACCAGTACCTGTTGCTGTTCACCAACAAGGGGCGCATGCACCAGTTGAAGGTCTATCAGATCCCGGAAGGCCGGCGCACGGCGCGTGGGACCCACATCGCCAATCTCCTGCCTTTGGACAAAGAAGAATATGTGGCCACCGTCCTGTGCATGAAGGACTTTGACGCCAACCACTCCTTTTTGTTTGCGACCAAAAAGGGCATGGTCAAACGTTCTGCAGTCCATTTGTATCGCAATTACCGGCCCCATGGCCTTATCGCCGTCAATCTGCGTGACGGTGATGAGCTTATCGCTGTGCGCGAGGTCGACGAGGAATCGGAGATCTTTTTGATTACCCATCACGGTGTGGCTATCCGCTTTGCCTGCTCTGAGGTGCGGTCCATGGGCCGCGGCGCTGCCGGGGTCAAAGGGATTGCCCTGCGCCAGGAGGATGCTGTCGTTTCTTGTGTGATCATCAACGGTGACGGGCGGGATCAGTTGTTGACTGTTTCTGAACAAGGCTATGGCAAACGGACGGCCATCGACTATTACCGGCAGCAATCGCGGGGCGGCAAAGGGATCATCAATATGCGCCTGACCTCGAAGACCGGCGGGGTCTTGGGGGCGATGATGGTCGACGAAACCGACGAACTGATCATGCTGACTTCTATGCACAAGATGCTGCGCATCGGTACCGCGGATATCCGTATCTGCGGGCGGGCAACGCAGGGAGTCAAATTGGTCTCTTTGGACAGCGAGGCCACCGTGGTCTGCTTTGACCGCATTGTCAGTGAAGAGGCGCTTTCTTCCTGATACTGGTCGTGCGTAGAACTGGCTGGTGAACAAGTCCTCATAATGCAGGTCGTTTAAAAATCCCAAGGGACGGCGAGACAAAGTTCAAGGTCGCCGCCACGTATTTCTCCGTAACCGGTTGAACGTATTGCAGCTTGCGCTGGTATTGGGAGATACCGACCTGATACGGCCTTTTGACAGCCGGCGCCCGGATACCCGGACGCCGGCTGTCCTGTCTGGCTCTGGAAAAAGCCTCGGATTTCGAGGAAATCCAGGCAGGAACGGCTAATAGCGGGCTGCAAGAGACAGGATGCAGCCGGTGGGACAGGTTTCAGCGGCGCGGCGTCGGTCGCCGTCGGTGTCGTAATCGATCCGGGAGAGAAAGTTCGAGACCCGAAACCCGCCGTCAGGGGAAGCCTTTTCGCATTTTTTGCACCCGATACACCCCACACGGCATTGTTTCTGGACCACCGGTCCCTTATGCAGGGAATTGCAAGCGACCATAACCTCCGCGTCCGCTGGAATCCAGCGCATGACGCCGGTAGGGCAAATGCCTACGCAACGCCCGCATCCGATACAAGCCGCCTGATCCACCCAGACCAGATCACTGCCGTCGAAATCGATGGCCTCCACCGGGCAGACCCGGACACAGGAACCAAGGCCCAGACAACCATAACGACATTGTTTGGGACCGCCGTGGTACAGGGCTGCCGCCCGGCAATCGGCGACGCCTCCGTAGTGAAACTGGCGCGCCGCGGCGTGGGCACCCCCGCGGCAATGGACTTGTGGCGTCCAGCGCCGGGCACCGGGTTCCGGCTCGGGGTAGCCCATGACCTGAGCGATCGTGTGGGCTGAGGCCGCTCCGCCGGGGACACATTTGTCGACAGCATCACCAGCGTGAACAATGGCTTCAGCGTACGCATAACAACTCCCGTAGCCGCACATGCCGCAATTGAGCCCGGCCAAAGCCTCTTCGACCGCTGTGACCCGTTCGTCGGTCGGGACGTAAAAGATTTTGGCCGCGCAAGCGATCAGTCCTCCCAATCCCGCGCCCAGAGCAGCCAAGGTGGCCGCCGCAACAACTATTTCCCCCATATGATTTTCTCTCTCGCTGGCGGTAGTGGTGAGCAGGAAAAAAGTTAGGCTATCCGAAAAAAAATCCTTCACAGGGCTTGCCCCTGCTCCAAGACGACCTATGTATTGACCGCAACGGTAGGCTCGGCCTCCCCCCGGGTCAACAGCAAAGGACTTACGCTATGATCACTCTGGGTTTGACAACCTATCGTCCGGAAGCCATCCCTTTGACGGAAGCCCGTATGGTCGAATCGGACAGCGTGTGGCTGGAAGAGCCTCAGACCCCAGGATTTTCCGAAATGCTGTCCGGTGAACTGGACATAGACACCTACCTTCAGCTCACGGACTATGGCTTTGCGCAGTATGCACAGGATCATTGCCGGCTGCTGCGCCGTCTGGCGGGCAAAGGGGTTGCTGTGAGCCAAGTGGACCCGTTCATGGACGAACTGGTGCGTATCCATGAATTTTTCGCCTCCGGTGGCACTCCAGAGCAGATCCAGGATGAGCCAACGCTGGCGGTGTATGAGGCGGAGCGGGAGTGGACCCGCCGGCTCCTCGCCTTTTATCAGGCCAGTGCCCAGGCTGAATTCGATCGCATTGTGGCTACAGTGCAGTCCTTTGCCCGGGCTGATGCCGCCCGGGGGCGTCTGCGCGACACCATGCGCGCCGCAGTGATCTGCGAAAAAGCGGTGAGCGGGAAATCGGTGTATGTTGAGGCCGGGTATATCCATTTCAGCCTGGTCAACGAATTGCTTCGCCGCGGGGTACGTCCGCGAATCCGCTTTGTTCTCGAACCGGTCTACCGTCGCCTCTGTGGCCGTCGCCAGGCCCTAGCCCCTGGAGACATATTGACCTGGTGGTATCTTTTCCATCCCCGGGCCCAAGGGAACCATCTGGACCGTCTCGCGGCTCAGGCCCTGGTCTACAACAAGATTGTGGCCAAAGAGGAACTCGAAACCGTCGCGGGTGAATATCCTCATGCCGTGGATGAGGTCAGGGCTGTTGGCTTGGTCAAAGGGCTGGAGTATGCAGCGTGTCGGGAGGTGTTCAATCAGATTCGGGCACTACCAACAGAAAAGGCCCGACATCATGTAGAAAACATGGTCTGGTAAACGGGTTGTGACGAAAAATTGTTTATTCCAGGTGCGAATCTCAAAGCGTGAGATTTGGCTTTCGTGTGCAGTGGGTTTTCACCGTCACCGGTAGCAAAGCGTGGTCCCAGACTGGAGGCCGCAACCGGGGCTGTGGTTTGAAAATCAGAGGCACGGATCCAGGTGCTCATGGTGATTGCCAACCGGACTCAGAATACTGAGAAGGGATCGTATGTCGATGCAAGAAATTCTTTTACGTTTTATCGCCGGCGGAACAGCAGTCGTGCTGATTTCCGCCCTGGGTCGTCTGAAATACGAACTGATATCAGGCCTGTTCGTGCTTTTTCCGGCAGTGACCCTGGTCAGCTTTTATTTTCTCGGTCAAAGCGCTGGGAGCGAAACAGTGGGCAAGGTTGCTTTGTTCAGCATTTACGCTGTGCCGACCCCTATCGCCTTTCTGCTCGCCTTTTATTTTCTCCAGCAGCGTCTGCCCGTGACCTGGGCGCTTTTCTGGGGCGTCCTGGCCTGGCTGGTGGCCGCTCTTGTCCTGGTCGTTTTGAACACCAAGTTCTTCCATATCACTTGATCTTGAGCCGCGTGGAAGACGGACCTCCAGGTTCCCTAGCGCTCCGGCCGTGGCGCGGAACTCAGAAATACCACCTCCAGCCGCGACCGCAGCGGTACAGTTCCTCCAGGGTCACCAGCGGATGAGTTTCCCGGAGTTTATGGACCAGATACACAAAGAGATAGGCGGTCTGCAGGGCGTCTGAAGCCGCGTTGTGGGCCGGGAAGCAGGGCAGGCCATAGGCCTGGGCCAACTCCTGAAGTTGGTAGGACACCCGGAGGGTGAAGCGGTCATAATACGATTCCCAACGGGATTCCTCATAGACCCGGGCCAAGCGCAGGGTGTCGATACAAGGATGCACCAGTGGGTGGCCGAGGTGTTTTTTACATGCCTTTTGGAGAAATTGGAGGTCCAAAGCGATATTGTGCCCGATAAGCAGCGAGGTGCCGAGATAGGCGATCAACTCGGGCAGGACCTTCCCGATCTTTGGGGCATCCTGGCATTGCTGGGGCGAAATGCGGTGGATCAGGGTTCCTGTTTTGGTCCAAGCCTTGGGACAGACTTCGGTATAAAACCGGTCCAGGGGTTTTAAGGCCAGATGTTCGATCCGCACAGCGCCGATAGAGATAATTTCGTGGCGCCGCCGGAGTCCGGTCAGTTCCGTGTCCAGGACACAAAAGGAGAACTCTGACAGCGGCTTGGTCGGGTCCAGTCCCTGAAAGACCTTTTTGTGGGCCTTGAGCCTCTCGCCCGCCTCGAATTGGGCCATCGTATACCGTTTCATGGATCCCTCAATCCCTTTGTCCCTGCCTCGTATTCCCCGCCCCTGGCCATTTGCCTTGGCAATCTCCTTTTCCACAGGACGAGCTAGATATGGAGCCGAAAGCGGTCGCGGATGAACTGCTGCTCGCGCCTGATGACGGCAAATGCTTCCTTCAGGGTCCGTTTTTCCAAGGAGGTCAAGGTTTCCGGGGCAAGCAGATTGTCCGGGGCCTGGTCGTTTTTCCATTGGTGTAATTGGTGCGCTGTGCGCAGATGGCTGATAAATTCAAAGGCCTCACTGAGTTCCGAGCACAATTCATCCGAAATTTCAGCCTGGAGACGGAGGGCTTCAAGCCGTTCCAAGGTTCCCGTGGCCCGGATGCCTGCGGCCAGGGCCAGGATACGAACCCCGTCGATCAACGGCATCAGGCCGCGTCCTTTGAGGTCCAGGCGGTTTTTAGAAGCCCCGTCCTTTTCCATGACGAATTGTTTGAACAGGGTCAGGGGAGGGCGGGAGGTCAAGCAGTCCATAGCCATGTGGCGCAGGAAGATATCCTCCCGGGGAACTTTGTTCTGGATCAGATCGCGCAGGTGTTCCCCAAGCCCCGGGTGTCCAGTGACCGACCGGATATCGAAGAATATCGTGGCCAACATGATCTCTTTGGAATCCGGTTCCCGGAGCCAATGGGAAAAGGTGGTCTCCCATTTGGTGATGCTCTGGTTCCAATGAGGGCTCGCCGCGGTCATTTCGCCCGGGCAGGGCGGGAAGCCACAGGCGATCAACTCTTCGACCATGGCTTCGCCGAAGTGGCGAAAATATGTTCTGCCGGCCTGGCGTTGCTCCGGAGGCAATTCGGCCGTGACCAGGCAATTGTCCTGATCTGTCGGCAGAACCTGTTCCCGTCGTCCCTCACTGCCCATGCACATCCAGCACAAGGGAGCCGGAGGCGGTCCGAAATGCTCCTGCAAAAGGGTCACCAGCCGTTCGGTCAAAAGGTCGTATAAGGCTGCATTGAGGTGTCCCAAGTGGGTGGTGGTGGCGCCGTGACCGAACAGGCTGGCCATAAGCCGGGTCTGTTTGGCCGCGAACCCGTGGAGTTGATGGAGATGGGTTGCTCGTTGGAGTTCCTTGAACAGGGAAAACGGGGATTGGCCCTGCAGGAGCATGAAATCGTGCGAAGAAATCATGCCGCAAGGGGTATGGGCACTGTCTTCGACCACCAGATGGTGGAAATGTTTTTCCATCATCTGGAGTAAGGCGTTGATGCTCGTTGTCTGCCCCGAGACCGTCTCAACCGGCGCACTCATGATCGCGCTGAGGGGCTCGTTGCCGTCCCGTTTCTGGGCCACCACCTTGTCCCTGAAATCTTTGTCAGTCACGATCCCTGCTGGGATCCCTTCCTCTGAGTACACCAAAAGAGCACCGACCCCTTCCCGGCTCATTTTTTCCGCGGCCTGCCACAAGGGCATGTGACTCGGCATGCTGACCAGTGGCCGAGCGATCAATTCCTCGACGCGGGTGGTGAACAGGGGCAGGGGGGCGGTGGTTTCGGAATGCAGCGTGCTTTGGCGCAGACTGTCCAGGGCCCGGTTCAAAAAGTCCCCGGAAAATTTGTCCAGAAAATGCTTGGCCACGGCCGGATAGGCGTTGAGGACCTGGTGGAAGTATTTCGCTGGCAGGCGGAGGAAAAAGGTATCTTCAACGGTCTCCGCATTCATGGTCGCTTTACTGCCGCGCAGCAGCCCCAGGCCGCCGAGGGTGTCCCCCTCCCCTCTGTAATCGGTCAGGATGGGGATGCCGCTCTGATCGCGCATAAAGAGCCGGACTCCGCCTTTTTGGATGATAAGCAGGGCGTTGATAACGGTTACATTTTCCCGAAAGAGCAAGGTCTTGTTCGGGGCGAAATCGATTTCACACTGCCGGGCCAAATCAGCCACCGTGTCGCGCGGCAGATCGGCAAAGGGCAGGGTCTGGCTCAAAAAGTCGACTATGGACTGGGCTTCCAGGGAATTGTGGCGGTGGTGTCGTGGCATGCTCCGCTCCCGGCAACGGCCTGCGGGCCATCCTTCCCGCAGGCCGTTTGTGTCTGGTTAGTGGTCGATGGCCATTCCGGCGCCGCGAGGCGTGCGCACATGCTCGACCAATTCCTGGATTTCTGGCGGCGGCGGGGGAGTGACCGCAGAAACTCCCAGAGTCACCGTGAAATTCAGGATCATGCCCACACTGCC
The sequence above is drawn from the Desulfohalobium retbaense DSM 5692 genome and encodes:
- the dnaN gene encoding DNA polymerase III subunit beta, giving the protein MLVRISKEQVLSGFQKAAGIIPMKTGAAFLRTIWLEAKDNHLTIMSTDSKLEFSGSYPAQVETPGLIGVPGKKFYDLFRKLPPGEITLHAADSEDHVLLEQGRRKYKLPTNDASWFQPFSAFPEDEAVLWSGDFLKEIINRITYCVADDESMNGMNCLKITPWPNSEAVEACGLNGHQFALMRFLNPDIHAILPQDDEGEDSGILIAKNYLLELKKWLSSDEIYFTIDQKRLFFTNGKKNEIFSLPLSTYKFPKYETFLSNFQNETSKLNIGRDEILDALERVALFNTENQRCSYFVFDSTEMIVYSQGQETGEATESLGVEYSGDLKKIAFPTTTLIEVLSHFQSEMITFEFTGVEGPCKITGKEDSGYLVVVMPMHVAEETYYVEEETEND
- the gyrB gene encoding DNA topoisomerase (ATP-hydrolyzing) subunit B; translation: MEKNQYTADSITILEGLSAVRKRPAMYIGSTDLQGLHHLVYEVVDNAIDEAMAGYCNRVKVTIHLDNSVTISDDGRGIPVDMHPKQNKPAVEVVMTVLHAGGKFDNETYKVSGGLHGVGVSVVNALSEYLEVTIQRSGTKYHQRYERGLPKSELEERGPTHRTGTTIRFRPDEEIFADLNFTAATLTKRFEELAYLNSGLEIAFFDERTQESQRFKYDGGIRSFIENLNADEGALHSIVYGHGEVENVAIEFALQYNGGFKENVHSFANNIRTKEGGSHLSGFKTALTRNINTYLLHADLPKKFKTKITGDDVREGLTAVVSVKLPMPQFEGQTKTKLGNSEVAGHVASVISSHLGTYLEENPKDAKAIVEKIVDAARARDAARKAKDLVRRKSALGDNALPGKLADCQSKDPKESELFIVEGDSAGGSAKQGRDPKFQAILPLRGKILNVEKTRFDKMLENKEIKHLITAMGAGIGEEEINLEKLRYHKVIIMTDADVDGAHIRTLLLTFFFRQYPQLIEHGYLYIAQPPLYRVHKGNFERFLSTENELKQYLMQRISDELKVTTPSEHAFEGQALVQLLDSIVALQDKMRDVANFGVQEDLFWDILQYGQRLRPETLRDSELYTPFFEYMEQLGYDLEVEEEEEEEESRWYLNIIDRNDHRVHLGIEFFNSKLYKIAYQILDELKSHSPELIFTVTSKSTSLDIDSPFGLLEHVLAEADKGINVQRYKGLGEMNPKQLWETTMEPDDRMLLQVDIEDAAEADSIFSKLMGDKVEPRRDFIERNALSVDELDI
- the gyrA gene encoding DNA gyrase subunit A; the encoded protein is MLQSIHIEEEIKKSYLEYSLSVIIGRALPDVRDGLKPVHRRILYAMHDLGNTYNRPYKKSARIVGDVIGKYHPHGDAAVYDALVRMAQDFNMRHPLVDGQGNFGSLDGDAPAAMRYTESRMARISGEFLADIDKQTVNFRANYDNTLHEPEVLPTKVPNLLVNGASGIAVGMATNIPPHNLGEVTDALLALLDDPSLGLDQLLHYIKGPDFPTAALMYGRQGMRQAYATGRGSIKLRSRLHVEESKKGRESIVITEIPFALNKASLVEKIAQLVNEGKLEGISDLRDESDRNGIRIVIDLKRNTLSDIVINTLYKYTALETSYGINLLAVVNNRPQLLSLKQILELFLEHRKEVILRRSRYDLDKAEKRAHILEGLRIALDNIDEVVRLIRASATPAEAKAGLMQRFELSEVQSQAILDMRLHRLTNLERDKLLEEYRAVLERIEYLKSIIEQSEVLRGVVRDELQELRKTFASPRRTEILESDPNEIDIEDLIPDEEVVITLTRNGYIKRTPLSAYQQQKRGGKGVSGANVAQKDFVTDLMTGTNHQYLLLFTNKGRMHQLKVYQIPEGRRTARGTHIANLLPLDKEEYVATVLCMKDFDANHSFLFATKKGMVKRSAVHLYRNYRPHGLIAVNLRDGDELIAVREVDEESEIFLITHHGVAIRFACSEVRSMGRGAAGVKGIALRQEDAVVSCVIINGDGRDQLLTVSEQGYGKRTAIDYYRQQSRGGKGIINMRLTSKTGGVLGAMMVDETDELIMLTSMHKMLRIGTADIRICGRATQGVKLVSLDSEATVVCFDRIVSEEALSS
- a CDS encoding RnfABCDGE type electron transport complex subunit B, with the translated sequence MGEIVVAAATLAALGAGLGGLIACAAKIFYVPTDERVTAVEEALAGLNCGMCGYGSCYAYAEAIVHAGDAVDKCVPGGAASAHTIAQVMGYPEPEPGARRWTPQVHCRGGAHAAARQFHYGGVADCRAAALYHGGPKQCRYGCLGLGSCVRVCPVEAIDFDGSDLVWVDQAACIGCGRCVGICPTGVMRWIPADAEVMVACNSLHKGPVVQKQCRVGCIGCKKCEKASPDGGFRVSNFLSRIDYDTDGDRRRAAETCPTGCILSLAARY
- a CDS encoding GlpM family protein, producing the protein MSMQEILLRFIAGGTAVVLISALGRLKYELISGLFVLFPAVTLVSFYFLGQSAGSETVGKVALFSIYAVPTPIAFLLAFYFLQQRLPVTWALFWGVLAWLVAALVLVVLNTKFFHIT
- a CDS encoding 3'-5' exonuclease, producing MKRYTMAQFEAGERLKAHKKVFQGLDPTKPLSEFSFCVLDTELTGLRRRHEIISIGAVRIEHLALKPLDRFYTEVCPKAWTKTGTLIHRISPQQCQDAPKIGKVLPELIAYLGTSLLIGHNIALDLQFLQKACKKHLGHPLVHPCIDTLRLARVYEESRWESYYDRFTLRVSYQLQELAQAYGLPCFPAHNAASDALQTAYLFVYLVHKLRETHPLVTLEELYRCGRGWRWYF
- a CDS encoding putative nucleotidyltransferase substrate binding domain-containing protein; the encoded protein is MPRHHRHNSLEAQSIVDFLSQTLPFADLPRDTVADLARQCEIDFAPNKTLLFRENVTVINALLIIQKGGVRLFMRDQSGIPILTDYRGEGDTLGGLGLLRGSKATMNAETVEDTFFLRLPAKYFHQVLNAYPAVAKHFLDKFSGDFLNRALDSLRQSTLHSETTAPLPLFTTRVEELIARPLVSMPSHMPLWQAAEKMSREGVGALLVYSEEGIPAGIVTDKDFRDKVVAQKRDGNEPLSAIMSAPVETVSGQTTSINALLQMMEKHFHHLVVEDSAHTPCGMISSHDFMLLQGQSPFSLFKELQRATHLHQLHGFAAKQTRLMASLFGHGATTTHLGHLNAALYDLLTERLVTLLQEHFGPPPAPLCWMCMGSEGRREQVLPTDQDNCLVTAELPPEQRQAGRTYFRHFGEAMVEELIACGFPPCPGEMTAASPHWNQSITKWETTFSHWLREPDSKEIMLATIFFDIRSVTGHPGLGEHLRDLIQNKVPREDIFLRHMAMDCLTSRPPLTLFKQFVMEKDGASKNRLDLKGRGLMPLIDGVRILALAAGIRATGTLERLEALRLQAEISDELCSELSEAFEFISHLRTAHQLHQWKNDQAPDNLLAPETLTSLEKRTLKEAFAVIRREQQFIRDRFRLHI